Genomic segment of Apium graveolens cultivar Ventura chromosome 7, ASM990537v1, whole genome shotgun sequence:
TACTTATGACGACTTTTTCGTCGTAAGAAACCCAGACTTACGACGAAATTTTTAATCCGTCGTAAATTGTTCTTTAGGCTTCCTCAATGCCCTTTTCCTATCGGAcaaatctattatatatattaatttatatcatcttaaaatacaaaaaaaattataattaattatacTTTAACAACATAAGTAAGAAATCCTACATTGAAATATGTTATAATTATTATTTCATGAATTAACATACGTTGTTTATTGTTACGATTTTACTTAGCAAATAGGATCTATGAGAAAATTATGCTAATTTATATATTACAATCATATCAAATAAAAATTTATGTGTTAAGTACTATATGATTGGACATATCACTAAACCTAGAGATGACAATTTCACCCGACCCGATAGATGACCGACCCGTTCCTATCCGTTTGGATTTACTCCAACCCGATTCTttggatttgaatttggatttggatCTTATTTCTAGACCAAAAGATTATGGATCTGGATTTTAATTTTAGGTTTATCGAACTGATACCCGCCCCGAAACCTAAAATTCGTTCTAAACCCGATTTAAACCCTAAAACAATTCAACAACATATTCTTCACttacataattttataaaaataatatatgatttatatatatcaaatatttaaatctaatatTTATAACCAGGACATTGGATAATTATCGATAAATAGACCCTAATGACCCAATATCAAAAGCCATCACATTAATTATTACGTGAATGATGATATtatattcaatatttttttaacatTCAAGATTGAAGTCAATATTTTAGTTACATGTTAactaatatttaataataaaaatttcAGTCATCATAAATTTGTTTGTCCAATCGTgatatttataattttatgattaaaacaattccaaaataaatataatatcttaaaatttatgtttatttttaaaatttcataTGTTAGTAAAGTATAAAAAAATTAAAGATTTAAGTTATTTTTTGTATAACATACTAAATTATTCTTCGTTAAAATAGTgatcaaatatattattttaaaaaattttaaatgaGAAAATGACTAAAGTATATGTAAATAATGCTCAGTAATGCTTAGAAAAGTTATATGTCACAAGTGGTTGCTCTCCCTTTATGGTTCAACAAAGACCCAGGTTCGAATCCTGAAAAATTCTTTTTATTGTATATTAACATACGACGGATTCCGTCGTAAGTATTCGTGGTTAAAAATTGGGGAAAAATTGAATTGACCGCCCAATACTCTATGCGACGCCGTGACAAGCAAAAACGACATTGTTTCAACTAAAACCCTAAAATAAACCGCTTTCCCCTTTTTACTTTTTGGTAAAAGTATCTCTATCTCAATTTTCAAGCTGCGGTGCGATCAGTTCACAGCTAAAGGCGATCTTGATTTCTCTTCATATCACACACTAATTGCAAAGCATCATGATTCTAACAGTCGTCGTACTCATTACAAGGTATAATCTTAATTTTCTTTTACGATTTGGTTGTTAGTTTTCAACTATGGGTcacatgcatgtatatatatgcaTCGTCGTATTATCTATAGGTGTTTATACTGGGTTCTACTTGTTTCCTTTCAAAATCAACTTTTAATCCAACTATATGTTGATGGGTATGTATATCTATCACTGGGTATCTATTTATTCACTGGGTAAAATAATATTGCACTTattttaactagatatgcatgTAGTTATGGAGAATTGATGTTTTCATTAATTACTTCTTATGGTTTGTTTTGTTTGTACTGCGGTTCAGTGTTTTAGTGATGATGGCTTGGAGGATAACTGCAGGTGGTAGGGGTGTAGGTGGAAGGGCTTCTAGTGGTGGTCGTGGAAGGAGTGGTCGGGGAAGTGGCAGTGGTGGTGATCGAGAAAGGGGGAATAATAGTGGTCAGGATGGGAATCGAGGTCTTGGAACCGGTGGTGGGGGAAGTGGCAGTGGTAGTCAGGAAGGGGGGAATGATGGCACCGGTGGTCGGGGAAGTGGAAGTGGAAGTGGTGGTCGGGAAGGGGGGAATGATGGTAACGGTAATCAGGAGGATAATAATGATAATGATGAACGGGGGGGGGCAAAGATGACAATGACGTTAGGGGGCACAGTAGTGGTGCCAGTGGTGGCGGCGCAGAGGGTAGCGGTATATGTACAAAGAGAAGACGTCGGTGTCGACATAGAGATGAAGAAGAAAATTCCGAATGCCTTCTTTGGGATAATGATGGGAGGCAAATTCTTCCAGTTGGGGTGGATTCTGATCCCCGCAATCACAGGACAAGTGGATACTCTCCGGGGGGATTTGGCATATACCCTGATGTCGCGAAGGTTGTTCGGATTGCGGGTAACCAGTAAGTTTTTGCCCATCATCTTCCTCGCAGAAATTTATTTGTGTGCCTTGTTATGATTTTGTCCAAGAGTACGATTATTCTTAAGCATGctgaaataaatataataaactGAATTCCCATTTCACGAACTGTCAGACTTTTGAAATGGTTTATAGTGTAATAGAAAATAGAAACAGATTTTTCAGTCGTAAATAAGCAGAAATTACAAGATCCTATTCCTATGCAAATTAAATATTTTCTTCAGATGACTTGAGCAGTTGAGACTAAAAGGAAGCAAGTGGTAAACTATCAGtagatgtatgtatatatatgcttTGGCATGCCTGAAACTCTAGTTGCATCCTGAATCTTTAAAAAATTGCACACAAAGAACAACATTATGTTACATAGTCGATCTCTAACGTCACTTAAGCGATCTGGGAAAGAGAGATCCTCCATCTCTGATTTAAAATATACAATAAAATTATCAGGTATATAAAATATTGTATTCTTTGGGTCCTATGCGACAATTTATATAATATGTCCTTGATAAGTGGTACTTGATATAGACTGATATAGTGTTTgactagcaagacaatcaaacaTAGATTTATGCCACATGATAGAGTTTACAGGGATTAGGAACGAACTTGAATCAAGTTCAAGTCAGCGTGGGGATACGCCATTACCGGCATGTTGTGCCCCTGTAATCTTCCCTAATATTCCACATTATTAGTTTTCAGAAGTAATAGGTCACTACTCACTAGAAGTCTAGACTCCGGAACAAAGAAAATATTTTTAGTGTAATAAATATTTGTTGATTTCAGCTTTTATTATGAACATCTCCTCATCTAGAAAGTTAGAAACTCAAGATTAACATTTGATAAGATTTTAATCTATGCCTATCAAAAATCTCTCTAACAATGCTAATCCAACTATTTTAGTTATAGTAATAACGAACCTATTATGTGAAAATAATAGAAAAATTAAGCCACTAGTCTTGGTCCTAATCTTCTGCAGAAAACTGATCTAGGGACATAATTCCAGCTGGAAAATTTTGTAGTAAAGTGCATGTTGCACAAACCCGAGCAATGTAAGTTATACAACACAAGTGGGCCTAGCAAggaaagtttaggacattcttTTAAGTTATATAAATACTGGTAGTTACAGATTAACATCTTAATATTCCAAATTATAATTCTGCATGAAACAGACCCCTTTTTATTACAATAATTCACACAAATATCTGCATGCAGTAGGTTATCATGTAATATCATTGCTATGTAGAACTTTATCAAGGTATCAAACTCTTCTAACACTTTAGATTTCAGTGAAGGGACTTAATATGTTAGATGTATATAACATTTATAGGATTTGAATCGGAGACGATCACAAGAGTTCTTAATATCATGTTAGGTTGTCGGCCCTCCTTAAATCTTTATGCTAGAAACGATTCTAGAATGTATATCATtgtaattaaaattaaaatttaattatttcttttgaatCTTAAAATGGCTTCTTATTAGGACTAATACTGAAACTTTAGAAGGGTGAAAATTTGGCCACAGTATGCAGCAAATGAGTGAAAAAGGAACATAATTACTAGAACAAGAACACTAAAAACAATGCCCACCTAAAAATTTCACTATAACAGATTAAGGGAAATAGACAAAGGGTTTCCGAGATAAAACTAGATGCATCATAAATTAAAAAGAGTTATCAAGGATTAAGAAATTAACTAAACAATCAATATCTTAACACATGGAAGTGAGTCTACTCATCCCCTTAGAGCATATCCGACAAACTCTTTATATAGACTCTTAAATGTTAAAACCGAACCTTCTGGACCTCTAAATCAAATTGAGCATTTAAATTTAGATAAAGGAATTAATAATACACTTTCAGACATCAAGAAATTCAATGACTACATAACAAAAAATCACTAAGCAGAATGTTTCTAGagaaatctctcttttcttttcataGCTGATATCTTTATATCCTGACCTCTTGAATAAAGGTGGTACTTTGCCTTTTTTGAAAGAAAACAAGATGTATATTTGTCAAAATATCAATTATTTGAAAATGTGCAAACTATGTAATAATTAGTGGACTATACAATGGTGGAGATGGTGAATTTACTGAGAGAAGTTATGCTATCTTTATCTGTTCCTCAACTTTATCATTGACTAAATTGCTGCCATTTCAGGATTGATTATCCAAAGGCGTTGCGAAATATATTGGCGATTATTCGCATATTTTGGCCAGATGGTTGTGTTGGCATCAAAGAAATTGATAGGAAATCTCCTGGGTTCTGGAACAAGTGTATAGAGGAGTTCTTGGTATGTTGCACATCTTTGTTATATTCTTATATATTAGATTGTGTTTATTTTATAGTTGTTCCCCTTTATCTTATGCCTTATACTATATCTTTTTTTGTAGCGCTACTACACATGGGACCCGAGATTTGCCACTGAAGATGAGGCAAGGGCTTCCATACTTGTGCATATGCGAGACAAAATGCGTCGTACGCTTGCTGATGATAGGGAAAGGGCTGACGACAAGATCGCGGAAGCTGGAGGGACTTATGTAGATCATAGGCACCCATATATGAAGCCTGGTGTTTGGTCCAGATTAGCGGAGTATTGGGTAAGTGAAGAATTTAAGAAAAAGTCTGATGCTGGTAAGAAGGCTCGAGCAGCTGTGAAAGTGCCTCACACTTCGGGAGCCCGTTCATTTGATCGTCGTCGTCGGGTATATCATTTCATCATAATTCTTGACTTGCATCTCTTTCCAACTTAGCCTTAGATTTCTTACTAAATATAATACACATATGTAAATGAGCAGCCTCTTATCCCCAGCAAAGTAATATGAATGATTTCCTTTTAGTGTTTacaaaatttatattaattagtTCAGGGGAAAATCACAAAATGATAAatatttatcatttatttatCATGAAATTGAAAATTTTGATTTGACTGGTTATA
This window contains:
- the LOC141674924 gene encoding uncharacterized protein LOC141674924, whose amino-acid sequence is MAWRITAGGRGVGGRASSGGRGRSGRGSGSGGDRERGNNSGQDGNRGLGTGGGGSGSGSQEGGNDGTGGRGSGSGSGGREGGNDGNDDNDVRGHSSGASGGGAEGSGICTKRRRRCRHRDEEENSECLLWDNDGRQILPVGVDSDPRNHRTSGYSPGGFGIYPDVAKVVRIAGNQIDYPKALRNILAIIRIFWPDGCVGIKEIDRKSPGFWNKCIEEFLRYYTWDPRFATEDEARASILVHMRDKMRRTLADDRERADDKIAEAGGTYVDHRHPYMKPGVWSRLAEYWVSEEFKKKSDAGKKARAAVKVPHTSGARSFDRRRRDYMESHNGNLDYLVVYKDCHTLKDKERKGDWIIEDAQNIIEHYINICGKKGVDPKVTQIQSWVEAVGGVRQNVILGHPRVRASDIYEPGARPPHPRKGEGSSGRSALTHL